The following are from one region of the Aquificaceae bacterium genome:
- the ppsA gene encoding pyruvate, water dikinase — translation MKHLVWLDEVGIEDIPLVGGKNASLGEMIRNLSSLGVNVPYGFVVTSEAYYEFIRYNHLEEEIRKILRGLDPKDVVDLAKRGHQIRELIKGGEFPKEIEEGIKTYYQRLSERYGSFAVDVAVRSSATAEDLPHASFAGQQETYLNVVGAENVLTAVKNGFASLFTDRAISYRESFGFDHFRVGIAMGVQKMVRSDMGASGVMFTLDTESGFKDVVVINASYGLGELLVQGMVTPDEYMVFKPTLQAGYSAIIEKKLGRKDRKMVYGTGQERVKVVNVSLQEQKQFALSDDEILQLARWGILIEDYYSRRNGRWMPMDIEWAKDGILNQLFVVQARPETVHSRREENILKVYKFTQPIEERIKKRIVYGIAVGDKIAHGKVRVIHDLKDAGQFQEGEILVTDITDPDWEPVMKKAMGIITNRGGRTAHAAIVARELGIPAVVGTHKATEILKTGMEVTLSCAEGEIGYVYEGYVPFEVEEINLQNLPRTSTKIMMNVGNPESAFRYSSLPNDGVGLAREEFIIANYIKVHPLALLHYGEIRELYQDLRTQGLLDDRGNVSMGVIYRYAKPPLSEKLAKGKDRKQVNLQKLIEDIESLTFGYEDKAQYFVKKLSYGVAKISSAFYPNPVIVRFSDFKSNEYRGLIGGELFEPEEENPMLGWRGASRYYSEVYKEAFGLECQAILRVRNKMGLTNTKVMIPFCRTPEEGERVLKVMEEYGLRKGENGLEVYVMAELPSNVILADRFAEIFDGFSIGSNDLTQLTLGLDRDSGLVAHLYDERNEAVKRFIAHLIQVAKEKGRKVGICGQGPSDFPEFAVFLVEQGIDSISLNPDSVLKTMLVVADAENRMREMVP, via the coding sequence ATGAAGCATCTTGTCTGGCTTGATGAAGTGGGCATTGAGGACATACCACTGGTAGGGGGCAAAAACGCCTCTCTTGGTGAGATGATAAGAAACCTGTCCTCTCTTGGTGTAAACGTGCCCTATGGCTTTGTGGTCACCTCTGAAGCCTATTATGAATTCATAAGGTATAACCACCTTGAAGAGGAGATAAGAAAAATCCTGCGTGGGCTTGACCCAAAGGACGTGGTGGACCTTGCAAAAAGAGGCCATCAGATAAGAGAGCTCATAAAGGGTGGAGAATTTCCAAAGGAGATTGAAGAGGGAATAAAGACATACTATCAGAGGCTTTCGGAAAGGTATGGCTCCTTTGCCGTTGATGTGGCGGTGCGTTCTTCAGCCACTGCAGAAGACCTGCCTCATGCCTCCTTTGCAGGACAGCAGGAAACCTACCTGAATGTGGTGGGAGCGGAGAACGTGCTCACTGCGGTAAAGAATGGCTTTGCCTCCCTCTTTACCGACAGAGCCATATCCTACAGAGAATCCTTTGGCTTTGACCATTTCAGGGTTGGCATAGCCATGGGAGTTCAGAAGATGGTCAGGTCAGACATGGGTGCCTCTGGTGTAATGTTCACCCTTGACACAGAATCTGGCTTCAAGGATGTGGTGGTAATAAATGCCTCCTACGGACTTGGAGAGCTTCTGGTGCAGGGCATGGTAACCCCAGACGAATATATGGTCTTTAAGCCCACACTTCAGGCTGGATACTCGGCAATAATTGAGAAAAAGCTCGGAAGGAAGGATAGAAAGATGGTCTACGGCACAGGACAGGAGAGGGTAAAGGTGGTAAATGTATCCCTTCAGGAGCAGAAGCAGTTTGCCCTCTCTGACGACGAGATTCTTCAGCTTGCCAGATGGGGAATTCTCATAGAGGACTACTACTCAAGAAGGAACGGAAGGTGGATGCCCATGGACATAGAATGGGCAAAGGATGGTATCCTGAACCAGCTCTTTGTGGTGCAGGCAAGACCGGAAACGGTCCACTCAAGAAGGGAGGAGAATATTCTCAAGGTTTACAAGTTCACTCAGCCCATAGAGGAAAGAATCAAGAAGAGAATCGTATACGGCATTGCCGTTGGTGACAAGATAGCCCATGGAAAGGTAAGGGTCATACATGACCTTAAGGATGCAGGGCAGTTTCAGGAAGGGGAAATACTGGTTACCGACATAACAGACCCAGACTGGGAGCCCGTAATGAAGAAGGCTATGGGCATAATAACCAACAGGGGTGGAAGAACGGCCCATGCAGCCATAGTGGCAAGAGAGCTGGGAATCCCCGCCGTGGTTGGCACCCACAAGGCAACGGAGATACTCAAAACGGGCATGGAAGTGACCCTCTCCTGTGCGGAGGGTGAGATTGGTTATGTCTATGAAGGTTATGTGCCCTTTGAGGTGGAGGAGATAAACCTTCAGAACCTGCCAAGGACCAGCACCAAGATAATGATGAACGTGGGCAATCCTGAGTCTGCTTTCAGATATTCTTCTTTGCCCAACGACGGTGTTGGTCTTGCAAGAGAGGAGTTCATAATAGCCAATTACATAAAGGTCCATCCCCTTGCCCTTCTGCACTATGGAGAAATAAGAGAGCTCTACCAGGATCTCAGAACGCAGGGTCTTTTGGATGACAGGGGCAACGTGAGTATGGGCGTAATATACAGGTATGCAAAGCCACCGCTGTCTGAAAAACTTGCGAAGGGCAAGGACAGGAAGCAGGTCAACCTTCAGAAGCTCATAGAAGACATAGAAAGCCTGACCTTTGGATACGAGGACAAGGCCCAGTATTTTGTAAAGAAGCTCTCCTACGGAGTTGCAAAGATATCCTCCGCCTTTTATCCCAACCCCGTTATAGTTAGGTTTTCAGACTTCAAGTCCAACGAATACAGGGGGCTCATAGGTGGTGAGCTCTTTGAGCCGGAAGAGGAAAACCCCATGCTGGGCTGGAGGGGTGCTTCAAGGTATTACTCTGAGGTATACAAAGAGGCCTTTGGTCTTGAGTGCCAGGCAATCCTTAGGGTCCGTAACAAGATGGGCTTGACAAACACAAAAGTTATGATACCATTTTGTAGAACACCCGAGGAGGGAGAAAGGGTGCTTAAGGTGATGGAGGAATATGGACTGAGGAAGGGGGAGAATGGTCTTGAAGTTTATGTGATGGCTGAACTTCCAAGCAACGTCATACTTGCAGACAGGTTTGCAGAGATATTTGATGGCTTCTCCATAGGTTCCAATGACCTCACACAGCTCACCCTCGGACTTGACAGGGATTCGGGTCTTGTTGCCCACCTCTACGACGAGAGGAATGAGGCGGTAAAGAGGTTCATAGCCCACCTGATACAGGTTGCCAAGGAAAAGGGAAGAAAGGTGGGAATATGCGGCCAGGGACCTTCAGACTTTCCTGAGTTTGCCGTCTTTCTTGTGGAGCAGGGTATAGACAGCATATCCCTGAACCCAGACTCAGTGCTAAAAACCATGCTTGTGGTTGCCGATGCAGAAAACAGAATGAGGGAGATGGTGCCATGA
- the pilM gene encoding pilus assembly protein PilM gives MNISLAFPPILGGVKTVVGMHFTDRVIRLLELGKDRKPASEPLEVSLEGRDKERVLKELVQRHGLSGKRVVACIPVNDGLLKFYKYPTAMSKKDLQSAIEWSIKRELSAMKEETYYDYFILEPSPGDKQIGVVLVLSRKETVEGIRNMLQSAGLKLHSLDYEVVAIINYGLYHRLPVPFSVLYIDYNYSILTTYSPTNISYYVTYWSFSEFLKSRDEESLESFFAEIRNIVVLNDLSSMYVAGPIIAEEEMLTRIMENLPILGLLDLEGVKPNFFIPYILSIRGMEG, from the coding sequence ATGAACATAAGCCTTGCCTTTCCGCCCATACTGGGGGGAGTAAAGACCGTTGTTGGCATGCACTTTACAGACAGGGTTATAAGGCTACTGGAGCTGGGAAAGGATAGAAAGCCAGCATCTGAGCCTCTTGAGGTAAGCCTTGAGGGGAGGGATAAGGAAAGGGTGCTGAAGGAGCTTGTTCAGAGGCACGGACTTTCTGGCAAAAGGGTAGTTGCCTGCATACCCGTCAACGATGGGCTTCTCAAGTTCTACAAGTATCCCACAGCCATGAGTAAAAAAGACCTCCAGAGTGCCATAGAGTGGTCTATAAAGAGAGAGCTCTCCGCCATGAAGGAGGAAACCTACTATGACTACTTTATACTCGAGCCGAGTCCAGGAGACAAACAGATTGGTGTTGTCCTTGTTCTTTCACGCAAGGAAACCGTTGAAGGAATAAGAAACATGCTCCAGTCTGCGGGTCTAAAGCTCCATTCACTGGACTATGAGGTGGTGGCCATCATAAACTATGGACTCTATCACAGGCTTCCTGTGCCCTTCTCTGTTCTTTACATTGATTACAACTACTCCATACTCACCACCTATTCACCCACCAACATAAGCTACTACGTGACCTACTGGAGCTTTTCAGAATTTCTCAAAAGCAGAGACGAGGAATCTCTTGAGAGCTTCTTTGCTGAGATAAGAAACATAGTTGTCCTCAACGACCTCTCCAGCATGTATGTGGCAGGACCCATAATTGCAGAGGAGGAAATGCTTACCAGAATAATGGAAAACCTTCCCATACTGGGGCTTCTGGACCTTGAGGGGGTTAAGCCAAACTTCTTTATTCCGTATATACTAAGTATAAGGGGGATGGAAGGATGA
- a CDS encoding pilus assembly protein — MKRLLSLLTVLLFVSLSYSQTIREMRFENVKLEIVLKALSEVSGMNIIFDPAISQELQKTVSVAIYRPVPVGEAMNIVLKTHGLIAVPADTKVFRITKAGDITFDIAGYTDTQVKELIDLLKARVSPSAEIVIDRTLKKVFVRDEISKIEQLRKLQKDIERASLRAEVKEEYITRVFYIRRDISYKDISKALQELKIKDMTITEAPEFNALIISARRSDLERVEKALEKYVMDTRIEKPILTKALYVKYVPADEFRRIIQPMLSEVGEVYILGTGIAVTVAEERELRELQQRAQAIAERLREATPEERTLLQQQLQQLQQRQQEIQRVLQAPAGQRGDSVRIGDRFPDSEDLARIGPEYRKDKSARVIFQNAVIVRDYADVVYRVMERYRDIVSEQPLQIKIEARVVELSSSAVRELGINWNALLSQARVPQFWSGGGGSNLGIGVSPAPGTLFGVPQYLSPGLSTTPGGILAFTFQRGILNALNLRLSAYEQVQKAKTLSKPVVVTLNGEPAIIQSVLEFPIRRVTVVPGGTATVDIQYKRIPVYLTVTPVILPEGNLMLDITINKSEIVKLEQIQLETGSVFDIPTVQSQRADTKVIVKDGDLVVLGGLVKALDKTTERGIPGLMRVPFFRWLFMEQRTEKEDSELLIFIQPTLISQ; from the coding sequence ATGAAAAGGTTGCTGAGTCTGCTGACTGTTCTTCTTTTTGTAAGTCTCTCATACTCCCAGACCATAAGGGAGATGAGGTTTGAGAACGTGAAGTTAGAGATAGTCCTCAAGGCACTTTCTGAAGTTTCGGGCATGAACATAATATTTGACCCTGCCATATCTCAGGAGCTTCAGAAGACCGTGAGTGTTGCCATATACAGACCTGTACCGGTCGGCGAGGCTATGAACATAGTTCTGAAAACCCACGGGCTTATAGCCGTGCCAGCAGACACGAAAGTTTTCAGGATAACGAAGGCAGGAGACATAACCTTTGATATAGCTGGCTATACAGATACACAGGTAAAGGAACTTATAGACCTCCTGAAGGCAAGAGTGAGCCCCTCCGCAGAAATTGTCATAGACAGGACACTCAAAAAGGTCTTTGTGAGAGACGAAATCTCAAAGATAGAACAGCTCAGAAAACTTCAAAAGGATATTGAAAGGGCAAGCCTTCGGGCGGAGGTAAAAGAAGAATACATCACCAGAGTCTTTTACATAAGAAGGGACATATCCTACAAAGACATATCAAAGGCCCTTCAGGAGCTAAAGATAAAAGACATGACCATAACTGAAGCTCCAGAATTCAACGCCCTTATAATTTCAGCCCGCAGGAGCGACCTTGAAAGGGTGGAAAAAGCCCTTGAAAAGTATGTAATGGATACAAGAATAGAAAAGCCCATTCTTACAAAAGCTCTTTATGTAAAGTATGTGCCTGCGGATGAATTCAGAAGGATAATACAACCAATGCTATCAGAAGTAGGCGAGGTCTACATTCTTGGAACTGGTATTGCGGTAACAGTGGCTGAGGAGAGGGAGCTAAGAGAGCTCCAGCAGAGGGCACAGGCAATAGCGGAGAGGCTCAGAGAAGCAACCCCTGAGGAAAGGACGCTGCTTCAGCAACAGCTCCAGCAACTTCAGCAGAGACAGCAGGAGATTCAGAGGGTGCTTCAGGCACCTGCGGGACAGAGGGGTGACAGCGTGCGTATAGGTGACAGATTTCCAGATTCTGAGGATTTGGCAAGAATAGGACCTGAATACAGAAAAGACAAGTCCGCAAGGGTAATATTCCAGAATGCGGTCATAGTGAGAGACTATGCGGACGTGGTATACAGAGTTATGGAAAGGTACAGGGACATTGTCTCAGAACAACCACTTCAGATAAAGATAGAGGCAAGGGTTGTGGAACTCTCTTCCAGTGCGGTGAGGGAGCTTGGTATAAACTGGAACGCTCTTCTCTCTCAAGCAAGGGTGCCTCAATTCTGGAGTGGTGGAGGTGGCTCCAATCTGGGAATAGGTGTGTCTCCAGCGCCTGGAACGCTCTTTGGAGTACCTCAATATCTCTCTCCGGGTCTTTCCACAACTCCCGGTGGCATACTCGCCTTTACCTTCCAGAGGGGTATTCTGAACGCACTAAACCTGAGACTTTCCGCCTACGAGCAGGTGCAGAAGGCAAAGACGCTTTCAAAGCCTGTGGTAGTAACACTGAACGGAGAGCCTGCAATAATACAGAGTGTTCTTGAATTCCCTATCAGAAGAGTCACAGTGGTGCCCGGTGGAACAGCTACAGTGGACATACAGTACAAGAGAATACCGGTTTACCTTACCGTGACACCTGTTATCCTGCCCGAGGGTAATCTCATGCTGGATATAACCATTAACAAGTCTGAAATAGTCAAGCTTGAACAGATACAACTTGAGACGGGTTCTGTTTTTGACATACCCACTGTCCAGAGCCAGAGGGCGGACACAAAGGTGATAGTAAAAGATGGAGACCTCGTAGTGCTCGGGGGACTTGTCAAGGCGTTGGACAAAACCACAGAAAGAGGCATTCCTGGTCTCATGAGAGTTCCCTTCTTCAGGTGGCTCTTTATGGAGCAGAGGACGGAGAAAGAGGATTCTGAGCTTCTTATCTTTATACAGCCCACCCTTATAAGCCAGTAG
- a CDS encoding prepilin-type N-terminal cleavage/methylation domain-containing protein, whose amino-acid sequence MRAIYEATARSAKANRGFTLIELLVVIAIIAILAAIAIPAFDQYRERSQKAAAIANARQCLTAYAAIEAGVSTQVPAGCQGDVTSCTCTVGQQSATCTVAQGGVNCQ is encoded by the coding sequence ATGAGAGCAATCTACGAAGCGACCGCAAGGTCAGCAAAGGCAAACAGGGGTTTCACCCTGATTGAGCTTCTTGTGGTCATAGCCATCATAGCCATACTTGCAGCCATAGCCATACCAGCCTTCGACCAGTACAGGGAAAGGTCACAGAAGGCAGCAGCCATAGCCAACGCAAGACAGTGCCTCACAGCCTATGCAGCAATTGAGGCAGGTGTAAGCACGCAAGTTCCAGCCGGTTGTCAAGGAGATGTAACCTCTTGCACCTGCACTGTAGGACAGCAGAGCGCTACATGCACAGTCGCTCAGGGCGGAGTGAACTGCCAGTAA
- a CDS encoding type II secretion system protein produces the protein MRTARGFTLVELLVAIAILVVLVSIAIAFFGDAIRKSYRASALANARVCLSEYSASTVENDPYTPPAGCTLSADGSSCTCTVSGLVGSVTCTLGDGGSVSCQ, from the coding sequence ATGAGAACGGCGAGGGGTTTTACACTCGTTGAGCTTCTTGTGGCAATTGCCATTCTTGTTGTTCTTGTTTCCATTGCCATCGCCTTTTTTGGAGATGCCATAAGAAAGTCCTACAGGGCTTCTGCACTGGCTAATGCCAGAGTCTGTCTGTCGGAATATTCAGCTTCAACAGTAGAAAACGACCCATACACTCCACCTGCAGGTTGTACTCTTTCTGCTGATGGCTCATCCTGCACCTGCACAGTTTCTGGACTTGTGGGTTCAGTTACATGCACCCTCGGTGATGGCGGTTCTGTGAGCTGTCAGTAG
- a CDS encoding prepilin-type N-terminal cleavage/methylation domain-containing protein, which produces MKNRGISLVELLVAIVVATIILGAVASMFIGSNRAFRGNRDVSEMSEDVRNAITTLEFLFSRWGAGVPCPGNTTDQNNVCNINPNLIPPCNNQYPPQDPMCMDIAGSSVTFYANLYGIGFVRAVSGNNATVISCRLNTGANQNCYYVWHNARIKPGYDNNGRPVVVSLGGSLNQPDCMTGMNTVSIPANLGNNVNLGAGDYITRVPHRITIRMDGDWLVMDRVDMAGNCTDNENAVRIGRVQNFSVQAQGRSVRVDATFLSADGRQYQITRYYGR; this is translated from the coding sequence ATGAAAAACAGAGGTATATCTCTCGTTGAACTTCTTGTAGCCATAGTGGTTGCTACCATCATACTTGGCGCAGTGGCAAGCATGTTCATAGGCTCAAACAGAGCTTTCAGGGGGAACAGGGATGTTTCTGAGATGAGCGAGGATGTAAGGAATGCTATAACCACCCTTGAGTTCCTTTTCTCAAGATGGGGGGCTGGAGTACCCTGCCCTGGAAACACTACAGACCAGAACAACGTATGCAACATAAACCCCAATCTCATACCCCCCTGCAACAACCAGTATCCACCACAGGACCCCATGTGTATGGACATTGCAGGTAGCTCGGTGACCTTTTATGCCAACCTTTACGGAATAGGGTTTGTAAGAGCCGTAAGCGGTAACAACGCAACTGTGATAAGTTGCAGGCTAAACACCGGGGCAAATCAGAACTGCTATTATGTATGGCACAACGCAAGAATAAAGCCGGGATATGATAACAACGGGCGACCTGTAGTGGTCTCTCTTGGGGGCTCACTGAATCAGCCAGACTGTATGACGGGTATGAATACGGTAAGCATACCTGCAAACCTGGGGAACAATGTCAACCTGGGAGCCGGGGACTACATAACCCGTGTGCCACACAGAATCACCATACGTATGGATGGTGATTGGCTCGTGATGGACAGGGTGGACATGGCTGGCAACTGCACGGATAACGAGAACGCAGTCCGAATAGGAAGGGTTCAGAACTTCAGCGTGCAGGCTCAGGGCAGGTCTGTCAGGGTGGATGCCACCTTCCTCAGTGCAGACGGCAGGCAGTATCAGATAACAAGGTATTACGGGAGGTGA